One genomic window of Nitrospirota bacterium includes the following:
- a CDS encoding succinate dehydrogenase cytochrome b subunit — MFPTSTVGRKILMAITGQMMVLFVIVHLIGNTTVYFHGLNAYAAALHALPVLVWAFRLFMAVTLCLHVYLGIVLTLENWKAKPGSYAVSSHISTTFAGRNMIWTGSLISVFLVYHLLHFTLQFIDPAISALKNPDALGRPDVFMMVTRSFLQIGIVSFYVVSVTGLLLHLYHGIQSSIQTWGLNNESSLPVITRGGQIAATILFLGYAAIPVVIVMGIVK, encoded by the coding sequence ATGTTCCCCACCTCCACTGTCGGCAGAAAAATACTGATGGCCATCACGGGCCAGATGATGGTCCTGTTTGTCATCGTCCACCTGATCGGCAATACCACGGTTTACTTCCACGGCCTCAATGCGTATGCCGCCGCGTTGCATGCCTTGCCGGTCCTTGTCTGGGCATTCCGATTATTTATGGCGGTGACGCTCTGTCTCCATGTCTATCTCGGCATCGTGCTGACTCTGGAGAATTGGAAGGCGAAACCCGGTTCATACGCCGTCTCCAGTCATATCAGCACGACCTTCGCCGGACGAAACATGATCTGGACCGGCTCTCTCATCAGTGTGTTCCTTGTCTATCACCTGTTGCACTTTACGCTCCAATTCATCGACCCCGCGATCTCCGCGCTCAAGAACCCGGACGCCCTCGGCCGGCCGGATGTGTTTATGATGGTAACACGCAGTTTCCTGCAAATCGGCATTGTATCCTTCTATGTCGTATCGGTGACTGGCCTGCTGCTGCATCTCTACCACGGGATCCAAAGTTCCATCCAGACCTGGGGACTGAATAATGAAAGTTCCCTTCCTGTTATCACCCGGGGAGGGCAGATCGCTGCGACGATCCTGTTTCTTGGGTATGCTGCAATACCTGTGGTGATCGTGATGGGAATAGTGAAATGA
- a CDS encoding DUF433 domain-containing protein, protein MNKQKPGELLKRITVNPKVMVGKPTVRGLRITVEQILKALAGGVTSEELLEDYPDLENEDIQAVLLYAAELAREERVYAVNAG, encoded by the coding sequence ATGAACAAACAAAAGCCCGGAGAATTGCTGAAACGAATAACTGTCAATCCCAAAGTCATGGTTGGTAAGCCAACCGTTAGAGGATTGCGAATAACAGTGGAGCAGATCCTCAAAGCCCTTGCCGGAGGCGTTACATCCGAGGAATTGTTAGAGGACTATCCCGATCTTGAAAATGAAGACATTCAAGCTGTTCTCCTGTATGCCGCCGAACTTGCTCGGGAAGAACGCGTATACGCCGTGAACGCGGGTTAG
- a CDS encoding ribbon-helix-helix domain-containing protein: MRSVLSISLPDKVARELDRFAKNQGRNKSDVVKESISIYLWESRFEGARKNLGSRAKKKGMVTDEDIFKEVS, from the coding sequence ATGAGATCAGTACTGTCAATAAGTCTGCCCGACAAGGTTGCCCGTGAGCTTGATCGTTTCGCAAAGAACCAAGGGAGGAACAAGAGCGACGTTGTCAAGGAATCGATCAGCATCTATCTTTGGGAATCCCGGTTTGAGGGGGCGCGGAAAAACCTCGGCTCACGGGCGAAGAAGAAGGGTATGGTAACGGACGAAGATATTTTTAAGGAAGTGTCGTGA
- a CDS encoding putative toxin-antitoxin system toxin component, PIN family has translation MKALFDTNVLLAAFLTEGVCSKLLTRARKQQFNLITCPFILHEFERTLTKKFSATKQERENALALIAEAAQDIVHPSEIPNGACRDKDDDNVLACAWEGAVDYLVTGDKDLLDLKVFKGIRIITPRNFELLFDS, from the coding sequence GTGAAGGCGCTCTTCGATACAAATGTGCTCCTCGCGGCTTTTCTCACTGAAGGCGTCTGCTCAAAACTTCTGACGCGGGCGCGGAAACAACAATTCAACCTCATCACCTGTCCCTTCATCCTTCACGAATTCGAACGAACCCTTACCAAGAAGTTTTCAGCGACAAAACAGGAACGGGAAAACGCCCTGGCGTTGATTGCTGAGGCTGCCCAGGATATTGTGCATCCTTCCGAAATTCCGAACGGGGCTTGCCGCGATAAAGATGACGACAATGTGCTCGCCTGCGCTTGGGAAGGAGCAGTTGATTATCTTGTTACGGGAGACAAGGATCTTCTTGACTTAAAAGTGTTCAAGGGAATACGCATCATCACTCCCCGAAATTTTGAATTGCTTTTTGATAGTTGA